One part of the Microtus ochrogaster isolate Prairie Vole_2 chromosome 18, MicOch1.0, whole genome shotgun sequence genome encodes these proteins:
- the Dynap gene encoding dynactin-associated protein — protein sequence MGRKQQQYTLNVEQNSGEQLLRNPYCSTEGAQCGCRSHHVTCELHSVKENSCSLWKIFVMCLLACLVATAITALAFYFGRFGNPTNTTIIIRTDGGSSQDSCTTASTPSLTSSPAPGPETTPSATTITTPDSTPSPPTPTTEMANTTIEHEVEIEYD from the exons ATGGGTAGAAAGCAGCAGCAGTACACCCTGAACGTTGAGCAAAATTCAGGGGAACAG TTATTAAGAAATCCGTACTGTTCGACTGAGGGAGCGCAATGTGGCTGTAGATCCCACCATGTGACTTGTGAGCTGCATTCG GTTAAAGAAAACTCATGTTCACTCTGGAAAATATTTGTAATGTGTCTGTTGGCTTGTCTAGTTGCCACAGCCATTACAGCTCTGGCCTTTTATTTTGGCCGCTTTGGCAACCCCACCAATACCACCATCATCATTCGCACGGATGGAGGGTCCAGTCAGGATTCCTGCACCACTGCTTCGACACCATCTCTGACTTCATCACCTGCACCTGGACCTGAGACCACTCCGTCTGCGACTACTATAACGACCCCAGACTCAACTCCCTCCCCACCTACACCTACTACAGAGATGGCTAATACTACCATAGAACATGAAGTTGAAATTGAATATGATTAG